The Lycium ferocissimum isolate CSIRO_LF1 chromosome 10, AGI_CSIRO_Lferr_CH_V1, whole genome shotgun sequence genome window below encodes:
- the LOC132032847 gene encoding ubiquitin-conjugating enzyme E2 variant 1D yields the protein MTLGSGGSSVVVPRNFRLLEELERGEKGIGDGTVSYGMDDGDDIYMRSWTGTIIGPHNSVHEGRIYQLKLFCDKDYPEKPPSVRFHSRINMTCVNHETGVVEPKKFALLANWQREYTMEDILVQLKKEMASPHNRKLVQPPEGTYF from the exons TTCCTCGCAATTTCAGATTACTGGAGGAACTTGAACGTGGGGAAAAGGGTATTGGAGATGGGACAGTGAGCTATGGTATGGATGATGGAGATGACATTTatatgcgatcttggactggcACCATTATTGGTCCTCACAAT TCTGTGCACGAAGGTCGCATTTATCAGTTGAAGCTATTCTGCGACAAGGATTATCCAGAGAAGCCACCAAGTGTCCGTTTCCACTCTCGTATCAACATGACATGTGTCAACCATGAAACAGGAGTG GTGGAACCAAAAAAGTTTGCTTTGCTTGCAAATTGGCAGAGAGAGTACACTATGGAAGACATACTGGTTCAACTGAAAAAGGAGATGGCTTCTCCCCACAACCGTAAGCTAGTTCAGCCACCGGAAGGCACCTATTTCTAG